A single window of Botrytis cinerea B05.10 chromosome 3, complete sequence DNA harbors:
- the Bcyop1 gene encoding Bcyop1: MSFQDKVQGTIAQIDKELSKYPTLNNLEKQSNVPKVYAFLGVIAFYFFFIFFNIGGQLLTNLAGFALPGYYSLDALFSAGRADDTQWLTYWVVFAFLTVFESIFTVVYWFPFYYTFKFILVLWLALPITSGAQIVFRSVISPVFSRYFSGASKVSAATDKSL; the protein is encoded by the exons ATGTCGTTCCAAGACAAAGTCCAGGGAACCATCGCCCAAATTGATAAGGAA CTCTCCAAATACCCAACCTTGAACAACCTCGAGAAGCAAAGCAACGTTCCTAAGGTATATGCTTTCTTGGGTGTCATTGCATTCtacttctttttcatcttcttcaacatcgGAGGCCAGCTCCTCACCAACCTTGCGGGATTTGCTCTTCCAGGGTACTACTCTTTGGACGCTTTGTTCAGTGCTGGAAGGGCGGACGACACTCAATGGCTCACG TACTGGGTtgtctttgctttcttgaCTGTATTTGAAAGCATCTTCACCGTTGTTTACTGGTTCCCTTTCTACTACACCTTCAAGTTCATTCTCGTTTTGTGGCTGGCACTCCCAATCACCAG CGGTGCCCAAATCGTATTCCGCTCCGTCATTTCACCAGTCTTCTCCAGATACTTCTCTGGAGCTTCCAAGGTCAGCGCTGCCACAGACAAGTCCTTGTAA
- the Bcmid1 gene encoding Bcmid1: MPLPKLSPLQSRLAASLMGSIMLLILYLTFSSSHFAYAADVDSIQPEDHNHERLIDINMLALGGDDEDIEVRDEGYEAEFVGFDRSIIGRVASATDPTPLLNNRAVTTNVEQGQTIPFSFLNSSLWGAFSPQASGLPSPVQLRKRDTKSVSNEQEESFQELDTTLFEVEDGESILSEDRRKNSTLQPRQSSSSSTRTLYITVNTCKQPEAIGANMAAPSQLELYISQSEKNKNPGPGQDNSLQQTYQLEGGAAVVTLNATGDVFIGLAGLNMTSNYTGAWNAEIAASIDAPYHYYNSDEQNLVLVDSDSVSALLVTNDLTTDNGTIYNEWVNLAPPFTMFASKTVNSSMAGLQYSYCGLEKKAEIAGTINDGQKTDRIKMSMTTRGNSDSPKQQFYFDGLTADTSYYGILAMNGNATALGREGVGGGGQVWKAMTFSTISADNCALVYNLTFCDQVAWTVPANPNTFPNTTALGEWYDNSTYQSYKYFKKALAQIPCNTTSSAQYSLAQNCTSCDAAYKTWLCSVTIPRCTDFSNDLPWLQERGMGQPFPNGTTLSPELLDIASSSQPKNGSRNPDITTTVQPGPYKEILPCEDLCYGIVRACPAIMAFACPVPGDTGFDASYGVHRTANQSGQVTCNYPGAVHDQSIGGINSIPHTMVFGAALLSTVLMLSGI, from the exons ATGCCTCTGCCAAAACTCAGTCCGCTGCAATCGCGGCTGGCCGCATCCCTCATGGGATCGATAATGCTactgatattatatttgactttttcatcttctcactTTGCATACGCTGCCGATGTTGATTCGATACAACCAGAAGACCATAATCACGAAAGGTTAATCGATATAAACATGTTGGCGCtgggtggtgatgatgaggatataGAAGTAAGGGACGAAGGCTATGAAGCCGAATTTGTAGGGTTTGATCGGAGCATAATTGGGAGGGTTGCATCGGCGACTGATCCCACTCCGTTACTCAACAATCGAGCTGTAACGACAAATGTTGAACAGGGACAAACGATCccgttttctttcttaaaCTCCTCGTTATGGGGAGCCTTTTCTCCACAAGCAAGCGGCCTACCCTCTCCCGTTCAGTTGCGTAAAAGAGATACCAAGAGCGTCAGCAATGAACAAGAAGAGAGCTTTCAGGAGTTAGACACTACGTtatttgaggttgaagatggGGAGTCGATTCTGTCAGAAGATAGGAGAAAAAATTCCACTTTGCAGCCTCGACAGTCGAGCTCCTCAAGTACTAGGACGCTATACATTACAGTCAATACTTGCAAACAGCCTGAAGCCATAGGTGCGAATATGGCGGCGCCCTCACAGTTGGAACTCTACATATCACAGTCtgaaaagaacaagaatccTGGACCCGGACAGGATAATAGTTTACAACAAACTTACCAATTGGAAGGCGGCGCTGCAGTGGTCACTTTGAATGCTACTGGAGATGTCTTCATCGGTTTGGCTGGCTTAAATATGACCTCAAACTACACGGGCGCATGGAACGCGGAGATTGCAGCTTCCATCGATGCGCCCTACCATTATTACAACAGCGATGAACAGAACCTCGTCCTTGTAGATAGTGATAGCGTATCAGCCCTTCTTGTTACCAACGATCTCACCACAGATAATGGCACAATATACAATGAATGGGTTAATCTGGCACCACCTTTCACTATGTTTGCTAGTAAAACGGTCAACTCTTCCATGGCAGGTTTGCAATATTCGTATTGTggattggagaagaaggcGGAAATAGCAGGAACTATCAATGATGGTCAGAAAACCGACAGAATCAAAATGTCGATGACTACTAGAGGGAATTCTGATTCTCCCAAGCAGCAATTCTACTTTGATGGGTTGACTGCGGACACATCTTACTATGGCATTCTTGCAATGAATGGCAATGCAACTGCTCTTGGGCGCGAGGGAGTAGGCGGCGGTGGACAGGTATGGAAAGCCATGACCTTTTCCACGATTTCAG CCGATAACTGTGCCCTCGTGTATAATCTCACGTTCTGCGACCAAGTGGCCTGGACCGTCCCAGCAAACCCCAATACATTTCCAAACACTACCGCTCTTGGAGAATGGTACGATAACTCAACCTACCAATCGTACAAGTACTTCAAGAAGGCTTTAGCACAGATTCCCTGCAATACCACTTCGTCTGCTCAGTATTCGCTTGCTCAAAACTGCACGTCTTGTGATGCAGCGTATAAAACATGGCTTTGTTCGGTGACGATACCAAGATGTACCGATTTTTCAAATGATCTTCCGTGGTTACAAGAACGAGGTATGGGACAACCATTTCCAAACGGGACAACCCTTAGTCCTGAGCTACTTGACATAGCAAGCTCTTCACAGCCTAAGAACGGTTCTCGAAATCCAGACATCACTACAACGGTCCAACCAGGGCCTTACAAAGAAATCTTGCCCTGTGAGGATTTATGCTATGGGATTGTTCGTGCCTGTCCGGCAATTATGGCTTTCGCGTGCCCTGTCCCAGGCGATACGGGCTTTGATGCAAGTTATGGCGTACATAGAACGGCAAATCAGAGCGGGCAAGTTACGTGCAACTATCCCGGTGCTGTGCATGATCAGTCGATTGGGGGTATAAATTCCATACCACACACAATGGTATTTGGAGCAGCGTTGTTGAGTACGGTGCTCATGTTGAGCGGCATCTGA
- the Bchcm1 gene encoding Bchcm1, translated as MSSSRYTQQPLQIYQDPVTSYDSAPMPSTKNSSNQKKSSPLRTIKNGSKRNVIFNPPQNGPSKRSPLKAHSQMSSSPSRAPFGNKLNMVPMPPPSGSRHNTDSIAKKQPFQTKYKSAPQKALFTTFMNTQPQGKENYPHPMYPSKSQPHFRDDFSSSNFSLEGLYGQKPSLKRSLMEAAPIQEAKVQGKSKAEEGNDASGPRELPEPDSFPAIHDDGFKPSHSYAQLIGMSILRAPKRRLTLAQIYKWISDNYTFYNAADAGWQNSIRHNLSLNKAFVKQERPKDDPGKGNYWAIQSGMEYQFIKEKTTRKPAGPNENLPVLNTALTPVDPPVLTPPTPMFKDLPSSSQDVSLPKATYKLPEKELPSIPELSSDATIPASEFNQDAEEEDDDDAPPSSPHIQSSPPTRMMHSSPPVARHAPRRNHTPPPVPRFPSSSQSRSHKRKFASMDDSGYFSSLESSAIRPNGVSRLLTSEADRPRIKRGRAEEEIARLRGSSYDSPSKGRSLSGFVPPSSSPLRRTHPHDNYQMLPPLTPAVKLKAPMKPPPSISPNTNLRMHRDKVRELVGSPIRGLTVLEDSAWSPAFNLDHNSYMFADYVPDFDIFQDSTASYPGSSNGSPGKRSVKKPRMDRSRSANILSDVTNSNLNKSVTSTPVLKLTPALGGPSTFLSPKKGSLNFMDSPCKPNNNSPLKFDSPTLNLGNFDLPHDDFFNSEFLTEDLSDYAGFDITQRFPKIGSGTQQQQSRNTSKNQPPRPSMGRSSTTRF; from the coding sequence ATGTCTTCGTCGCGTTACACGCAGCAGCCGCTGCAAATATATCAGGATCCTGTCACATCCTATGACAGTGCGCCAATGCCGTCGACgaaaaattcttcaaatcaaaaaaagtcGTCGCCCTTGAGAACGATCAAGAACGGTTCGAAGCGGAACGTCATCTTCAACCCACCTCAGAATGGACCTAGCAAACGCTCACCGCTGAAAGCGCATAGCCAAATGTCAAGTTCGCCCTCGAGAGCACCATTCGGCAATAAATTAAACATGGTGCCAATGCCGCCGCCTTCGGGATCACGACACAATACCGATTCGATTGCGAAAAAACAGCCCTTTCAAACCAAGTATAAGAGTGCCCCGCAAAAGGCGCTATTTACCACGTTCATGAACACTCAACctcaaggaaaagaaaattatcCACATCCTATGTATCCATCAAAGTCACAACCTCATTTTCGCGACGATTTCTCGAGTAGCAACTTCTCCTTGGAAGGATTGTATGGTCAAAAACCGTCGTTAAAGCGTTCGTTGATGGAAGCTGCACCCATTCAGGAAGCGAAGGTTCAAGGCAAATCAAAAGCAGAGGAGGGAAATGATGCATCAGGACCTCGAGAACTGCCGGAACCAGATTCATTTCCAGCCATTCACGATGACGGCTTCAAGCCTTCGCATAGTTATGCTCAGTTGATTGGCATGTCGATTTTGAGAGCTCCGAAACGACGCCTGACTCTCGCGCAAATTTACAAGTGGATATCCGATAACTACACCTTTTACAACGCAGCAGACGCTGGCTGGCAAAATAGCATTCGTCACAATCTCAGTCTCAACAAGGCTTTCGTAAAACAGGAGCGGCCAAAGGATGATCCAGGAAAGGGCAATTATTGGGCAATTCAATCAGGAATGGAATATCAGTTTATCAAAGAGAAGACTACACGAAAACCTGCAGGTCCAAACGAGAATCTACCGGTATTGAATACAGCACTCACACCTGTCGATCCACCAGTGCTTACGCCACCCACGCCAATGTTTAAGGATTTGCCATCGTCTAGTCAAGATGTATCGTTACCAAAGGCAACGTATAAACTACCAGAAAAAGAACTCCCTTCCATACCGGAATTGTCTTCAGACGCTACCATTCCTGCATCGGAATTTAATCAAGATGcggaagaggaggatgacgacgatgctcctccatcttctccacacATTCAATCATCTCCGCCAACACGAATGATGCATTCTTCTCCTCCCGTAGCTCGCCATGCACCTAGACGAAATCATACGCCACCTCCTGTTCCAcgctttccatcttcatcacagTCTAGATCACACAAACGAAAGTTTGCGTCCATGGATGATAGTGGGTACTTTTCATCACTTGAATCTTCAGCGATTAGACCAAATGGCGTCAGTCGATTGCTAACATCTGAAGCTGATCGGCCGAGGATTAAGCGCGGCCGAGCTGAGGAGGAAATCGCTCGTCTTCGTGGTTCTTCGTACGATAGCCCTAGCAAAGGCAGGTCGTTAAGTGGATTTGTTCCACCGTCCTCCTCTCCACTGCGTCGAACTCACCCACATGACAACTATCAAATGTTGCCACCTCTTACTCCTGCTGTCAAGTTGAAGGCTCCTATGAAACCACCGCCATCGATATCTCCAAACACAAACCTTCGTATGCATCGTGACAAAGTTAGGGAACTCGTTGGCTCTCCAATCCGTGGTTTGACTGTTCTCGAGGATAGCGCATGGAGTCCGGCTTTCAATCTTGACCATAACTCCTATATGTTTGCGGATTACGTCCCGGACTTTGATATATTCCAAGATTCTACAGCATCCTACCCTGGATCAAGTAATGGATCACCAGGAAAGCGTTCAGTTAAGAAACCTCGCATGGATCGATCAAGATCTGCAAACATTTTGTCCGATGTGACTAATTCTAACTTGAACAAGAGCGTCACCTCCACACCGGTGCTCAAACTTACACCTGCATTGGGTGGACCTTCAACCTTTCTCTCCCCCAAAAAAGGAAGTTTAAACTTCATGGATTCTCCATGCAAGCCAAATAATAACTCGCCTCTAAAATTCGATTCGCCAACCTTGAATCTTGGTAATTTTGATCTTCCCCATGatgatttcttcaactcGGAGTTCCTCACTGAAGATCTATCGGACTATGCTGGATTCGATATTACACAGCGCTTTCCAAAGATTGGTTCAGGAACTCAACAGCAACAATCTAGGAATACATCGAAGAATCAACCACCTCGACCATCAATGGGTCGAAGTTCTACCACACGCTTTTAA
- the Bchcm1 gene encoding Bchcm1 — protein MSSSRYTQQPLQIYQDPVTSYDSAPMPSTKNSSNQKKSSPLRTIKNGSKRNVIFNPPQNGPSKRSPLKAHSQMSSSPSRAPFGNKLNMVPMPPPSGSRHNTDSIAKKQPFQTKYKSAPQKALFTTFMNTQPQGKENYPHPMYPSKSQPHFRDDFSSSNFSLEGLYGQKPSLKRSLMEAAPIQEAKVQGKSKAEEGNDASGPRELPEPDSFPAIHDDGFKPSHSYAQLIGMSILRAPKRRLTLAQIYKWISDNYTFYNAADAGWQNSIRHNLSLNKAFVKQERPKDDPGKGNYWAIQSGMEYQFIKEKTTRKPAGPNENLPVLNTALTPVDPPVLTPPTPMFKDLPSSSQDVSLPKATYKLPEKELPSIPELSSDATIPASEFNQDAEEEDDDDAPPSSPHIQSSPPTRMMHSSPPVARHAPRRNHTPPPVPRFPSSSQSRSHKRKFASMDDTDRPRIKRGRAEEEIARLRGSSYDSPSKGRSLSGFVPPSSSPLRRTHPHDNYQMLPPLTPAVKLKAPMKPPPSISPNTNLRMHRDKVRELVGSPIRGLTVLEDSAWSPAFNLDHNSYMFADYVPDFDIFQDSTASYPGSSNGSPGKRSVKKPRMDRSRSANILSDVTNSNLNKSVTSTPVLKLTPALGGPSTFLSPKKGSLNFMDSPCKPNNNSPLKFDSPTLNLGNFDLPHDDFFNSEFLTEDLSDYAGFDITQRFPKIGSGTQQQQSRNTSKNQPPRPSMGRSSTTRF, from the exons ATGTCTTCGTCGCGTTACACGCAGCAGCCGCTGCAAATATATCAGGATCCTGTCACATCCTATGACAGTGCGCCAATGCCGTCGACgaaaaattcttcaaatcaaaaaaagtcGTCGCCCTTGAGAACGATCAAGAACGGTTCGAAGCGGAACGTCATCTTCAACCCACCTCAGAATGGACCTAGCAAACGCTCACCGCTGAAAGCGCATAGCCAAATGTCAAGTTCGCCCTCGAGAGCACCATTCGGCAATAAATTAAACATGGTGCCAATGCCGCCGCCTTCGGGATCACGACACAATACCGATTCGATTGCGAAAAAACAGCCCTTTCAAACCAAGTATAAGAGTGCCCCGCAAAAGGCGCTATTTACCACGTTCATGAACACTCAACctcaaggaaaagaaaattatcCACATCCTATGTATCCATCAAAGTCACAACCTCATTTTCGCGACGATTTCTCGAGTAGCAACTTCTCCTTGGAAGGATTGTATGGTCAAAAACCGTCGTTAAAGCGTTCGTTGATGGAAGCTGCACCCATTCAGGAAGCGAAGGTTCAAGGCAAATCAAAAGCAGAGGAGGGAAATGATGCATCAGGACCTCGAGAACTGCCGGAACCAGATTCATTTCCAGCCATTCACGATGACGGCTTCAAGCCTTCGCATAGTTATGCTCAGTTGATTGGCATGTCGATTTTGAGAGCTCCGAAACGACGCCTGACTCTCGCGCAAATTTACAAGTGGATATCCGATAACTACACCTTTTACAACGCAGCAGACGCTGGCTGGCAAAATAGCATTCGTCACAATCTCAGTCTCAACAAGGCTTTCGTAAAACAGGAGCGGCCAAAGGATGATCCAGGAAAGGGCAATTATTGGGCAATTCAATCAGGAATGGAATATCAGTTTATCAAAGAGAAGACTACACGAAAACCTGCAGGTCCAAACGAGAATCTACCGGTATTGAATACAGCACTCACACCTGTCGATCCACCAGTGCTTACGCCACCCACGCCAATGTTTAAGGATTTGCCATCGTCTAGTCAAGATGTATCGTTACCAAAGGCAACGTATAAACTACCAGAAAAAGAACTCCCTTCCATACCGGAATTGTCTTCAGACGCTACCATTCCTGCATCGGAATTTAATCAAGATGcggaagaggaggatgacgacgatgctcctccatcttctccacacATTCAATCATCTCCGCCAACACGAATGATGCATTCTTCTCCTCCCGTAGCTCGCCATGCACCTAGACGAAATCATACGCCACCTCCTGTTCCAcgctttccatcttcatcacagTCTAGATCACACAAACGAAAGTTTGCGTCCATGGATGATA CTGATCGGCCGAGGATTAAGCGCGGCCGAGCTGAGGAGGAAATCGCTCGTCTTCGTGGTTCTTCGTACGATAGCCCTAGCAAAGGCAGGTCGTTAAGTGGATTTGTTCCACCGTCCTCCTCTCCACTGCGTCGAACTCACCCACATGACAACTATCAAATGTTGCCACCTCTTACTCCTGCTGTCAAGTTGAAGGCTCCTATGAAACCACCGCCATCGATATCTCCAAACACAAACCTTCGTATGCATCGTGACAAAGTTAGGGAACTCGTTGGCTCTCCAATCCGTGGTTTGACTGTTCTCGAGGATAGCGCATGGAGTCCGGCTTTCAATCTTGACCATAACTCCTATATGTTTGCGGATTACGTCCCGGACTTTGATATATTCCAAGATTCTACAGCATCCTACCCTGGATCAAGTAATGGATCACCAGGAAAGCGTTCAGTTAAGAAACCTCGCATGGATCGATCAAGATCTGCAAACATTTTGTCCGATGTGACTAATTCTAACTTGAACAAGAGCGTCACCTCCACACCGGTGCTCAAACTTACACCTGCATTGGGTGGACCTTCAACCTTTCTCTCCCCCAAAAAAGGAAGTTTAAACTTCATGGATTCTCCATGCAAGCCAAATAATAACTCGCCTCTAAAATTCGATTCGCCAACCTTGAATCTTGGTAATTTTGATCTTCCCCATGatgatttcttcaactcGGAGTTCCTCACTGAAGATCTATCGGACTATGCTGGATTCGATATTACACAGCGCTTTCCAAAGATTGGTTCAGGAACTCAACAGCAACAATCTAGGAATACATCGAAGAATCAACCACCTCGACCATCAATGGGTCGAAGTTCTACCACACGCTTTTAA
- the Bcsat4 gene encoding Bcsat4, with amino-acid sequence MASVAAPRDFAEKAQPSPTPSLPSSSHGSPQSRPTTSNVSAITSTENLSMNGTTNGTITPPPPAVLKAAPMPTTAEKPSMTKRLTRMFSTKESIRSEINLTSAAASGSSTPKVVDGTTSPKSSSRPGSLSRKTSSQEKKSPSEKSSATPSTKDKNGSTKDKKAPTNHQRFLTMPDVQGGHEHHLKSAKRQEKLGEMLRGLISGKAKQSETHEGEQQLSLMSNWVDQLKREKESLATEKKGGPNATATLVDKYGKCNEVIGRGAFGIVRISHKRSEQGTEQLYAVKEFRRRPEENERKYSKRLTSEFCISSSLRHPNVIHTLDLLQDSKGDYCEVMEFCAGGDLYTLVLAAGKLEVVEADCYFKQMMRGVEYMHEMGVAHRDLKPENLLLTTHGSLKITDFGNGECFRMAWEKDAHMVTGLCGSAPYIAPEEYIDKEFDARAVDVWATGVIYMAMRTGRHLWRVAKKDEDEFYERYLEGRRDEEGYAPIESLHRARCRNVIYSILDPNPHRRITASQVLKSEWGREIKLCQAGEEGL; translated from the coding sequence ATGGCGTCGGTCGCTGCCCCTAGAGATTTTGCTGAGAAGGCACAACCCTCCCCTACGCCTTCTTTACCTTCTTCCTCACATGGTTCTCCCCAATCTCGTCCTACAACCTCCAATGTCAGCGCCATCACAAGCACCGAAAATCTAAGCATGAATGGAACTACGAATGGAACGATtactcctcctcctcctgcCGTTCTCAAGGCAGCTCCTATGCCAACGACTGCCGAGAAACCTTCCATGACGAAACGTTTAACTCGAATGTTTTCTACAAAGGAATCGATACGGTCAGAAATCAATCTCACATCTGCTGCCGCCTCTGGCTCCTCGACGCCAAAAGTTGTGGACGGCACAACATCTCCCAAATCATCTTCGAGACCTGGATCTCTGTCCCGCAAGACATCGTcacaagagaagaagagccCATCCGAAAAATCGAGTGCCACACCGAGTACAAAGGACAAAAATGGTTCgacaaaagacaaaaaggCACCGACAAACCATCAGCGATTCCTTACCATGCCTGATGTGCAAGGGGGCCACGAGCATCATCTGAAGAGTGCcaagagacaagagaaaCTTGGGGAAATGCTGCGAGGCTTGATTAGCGGGAAGGCGAAACAATCCGAAACCCATGAAGGCGAACAACAACTTTCACTCATGTCCAACTGGGTGGATCAACTGAAGCGTGAGAAAGAATCACTGGCTACAGAAAAGAAGGGTGGACCCAATGCGACGGCAACATTGGTTGACAAATACGGAAAATGTAATGAAGTCATTGGTCGGGGTGCTTTCGGAATTGTCAGGATATCCCACAAGAGGTCTGAACAGGGAACCGAGCAACTTTACGCTGTGAAGGAATTCCGAAGAAGACCCGAAGAGAACGAAAGAAAATACAGCAAGAGACTCACTTCGGAATTCTGTATATCTTCCTCATTACGACACCCCAATGTCATCCATACCCTTGACCTCCTTCAGGACTCGAAGGGAGACTATTGTGAGGTCATGGAATTCTGTGCAGGTGGTGATCTTTACACTTTGGTACTCGCCGCCGGAAAGCTTGAAGTTGTGGAAGCGGACTGTTACTTCAAACAGATGATGCGTGGTGTCGAATACATGCACGAGATGGGAGTCGCGCATCGAGATTTGAAACCagaaaatcttcttttgACCACACACGGTTCTTTGAAGATAACAGATTTTGGGAACGGCGAATGCTTTCGCATGGCTTGGGAGAAGGACGCACACATGGTAACTGGATTGTGTGGCTCCGCTCCTTACATCGCCCCAGAAGAGTATATTGACAAAGAATTCGACGCAAGAGCTGTCGACGTTTGGGCTACAGGTGTCATTTACATGGCCATGCGTACAGGACGTCACCTTTGGCGAGTCGCAaagaaagacgaagatgagtTCTATGAGAGGTATTTAGAAGGTCGAAGAGACGAGGAGGGATATGCTCCCATCGAGTCATTACATCGA